From the Acidobacteriota bacterium genome, the window ACTCACTCACGAGCCGCAGGCATCGGTCGTGCTCGGCGCACTGTCCATTGGCCGCGTAGAGCAGGACATTTGTGTCCACGACGAACACTACGGCTTCTTCTCGTCGTCGCCGTCGTCCTCGAGCGCGGCGTACAGGGCCTCCCGGTCCGTGATGTCGACGAGGAACGGGCCCAGGTTGAGTGTCGGCAGGGGAGGGAGATGGTTCGTCTTCGGTTTCTCCTTGAGGAAGAGGCGAAGGGCGTCCTCGACCAGCTCGGAGATCGTGCAACCGGTCTTCGCGGCCCGCTCCTTCAGCCGCTCCATGACGGTATCGTGGATGATGAGCGTGGTCTTCATACGGTAAACCATACATGCGGTACGGTAATCCGTCAAGTCCCTGCGGGCCTCCGGCCCGTCCAGACCGCTATCATATTGATCTGTCACCGCCCCCCCCTTCCGCAGATGGAGGACCCGATGGATTCCCCGATCTCCCCCATCGCCACGACGCCGAATCCCCCGTACTATGCCGTCATCTTCACGTCGCGCCGGACGGACGGCGACGC encodes:
- a CDS encoding ribbon-helix-helix protein, CopG family, which gives rise to MKTTLIIHDTVMERLKERAAKTGCTISELVEDALRLFLKEKPKTNHLPPLPTLNLGPFLVDITDREALYAALEDDGDDEKKP